CAGATGTTTTCCCAATAGAGGCAAAGGCTGGCATTAACGTGCACGCAAAAAGTTTCAAAATGTTTTGTGAAAAATATAAAGTAAAAAATGCATATAGATTCTCTCTGCTGCAGTACAAAGAACAAGATTGGATGACTAACGTTCCTTTGTATGCTGCTGGAATAATTTAATGTGTAGCAATGGGAAAAGTCCGGGAGGGGTTGAAGAATCTGAGCGTTGCTTTTCTCTCTGCTGAGGACTTGCTGTTTTGTCATTTTTATCACGTTTAACTAAATTTGCGCAGTTTATTTTGTAAATATTTAAAATTCATTCATTTCCTTGGTTTATGGCAGTGGGAAGACAAACTGCAGTATACGGAGAATAAAAAGGCATAAAATGATTTATCGCGACAGAAAATTTTTCAGATTTATTCTGGATGAGCGCCATAGCTTTGCCGGCAATTTGCGTGGTTTGGCAGGTGTGTCTAATATTTTAATCTTGCTCTTATTCTTGTGCGCGGCTGTTTCATGCAGCAAGAGCAGCAAGGATGAAGGCTGCAGTCTCCCTTTAGAATATACTTATTTTGAGCAAGTTACCGCGCAGCGCACTATTACAAAGCAGCAGTTTGCGGACATGATTGCGCCGTATGTTAAGAATTACGGTATTTCTTCCAGTACTGTTTCCGGTTATTTGAATGATGTGCACGTTGCTGCAATTACCTATAAGACAAAGGGTGTGGATGGCAAGGAGGTTACGGCTTCCGGAGTTGTTGCGTATCCTGCTGGGACAAAAAGTTATGATCATTTGGTGAGCATTCAGCACGGAACTTTGGATATTGATGAAGCTCCTTCTACTCAGAATTTTGAGTATGAGCTTGCTCCGGTGCTTATGGGACATGTGGTGGTTATGGCTGATTATCTGGGATATGGGGCAAGCAAGACTGCTGATTTGCAGCATCCTTATTTGCATATTAAGTCTACCGGGATTGTTTGCGCGGATATGATTGAGGCAGCAAGGGAATACTTAAAATCTGTCGGGATAAAAGAGAATTCTACTGATTTGCAATTGATTGGATATTCGCAGGGAGGTACTTCTACGGTTGCCCTTTTGATGGAGCTGGAGAGCAGAGGAGTAGGGGCGAGAGTCAAAGCGGCGCATGCCGGCGGCGGCGTGTACGATATGGAAGCAACTTGGCAATACTTTATGTCTCAGGCTGGTACGTCGTATGCTCACATGGGGTATATTCCTTTTTTAATCAGAGGAATTTGCTACGGGGAGCAGCTGACCTTGGATGATTCTAAAGTTTATGCTCAGCGAATGATTTCACAAGGGCTTGTTAATATCTTTTCTACCAAGCAGTTATCTGAATGGCACTCATTGCTTGGCACTGATATTACAAAAGTTTTGAATGCAGATGCTTTTGCTTATCCGACGTTCAACGGCAACACAGAATTTTTAAAACTATATCAGGCATTCAAGAAAAATTCTCTAATCAACTACCCCGTATCACAAACTGCTTTTTATGTATATCACACTAGAACAGATGATTACGTTCCTTATATAAATGCAACTTCCGCCGTTTCACATTGGCCAACCGCACACTATGTTGAGCTGACTTCTACCGGTCATTTCAATGGCGGCGTGGAGTTTTATTTGAGATACATGGGTTTGTGGAATCTGATTTCCAATGACTCTCCCGCTTTTGCAGCAAAGATGAAGGAGCCGATTAATTAAATTGCAATAAGTCAAGACGTTTTTCAAAATCCAGCCTGCGTTTATTTTTATAAATTTGTACCCGTTATGAAAATCTCTGATAATCTTAAGAAAGCATACGGGCATGATGTAAAGATGAGGGCAATTGATGCGCAGCGCAAAGCGGCGGAAATTGCCTATGGGCCTGTCACGTTTGAAGTTGCACATATTATGTTGAAGCGCGGCATTTTTGACATGCTCGCAAAAGCTTCCAGCGGTGCGGCAGCTGATTCTAAAAAATCTTCTGAATGTGCTGTCTCGGCAAGTGAGAAAGTTTCTTCCGCTGCTGCGTTAAAGATTCATAAAGGATTAACCCTTAGTGAGATATGCGCAAAGACAGGTTTTAGCAGGTATGCTGCAAAGGTGCTGATGGAGTCTGCCCTAACAACGGGAACAGTCTATCGGGATGACAAAAAATATTTCCTCTCCAAGATTGGTTGGTTTCTGCTGAATGAAGAGCGCAACAAGATTGACATTGCGTTTAATCACGACGTTAATTATGAGGGGTGGTTTAATTTGGAGAAGGCGCTTGATGAGGGGAAACCTGCTGGCTTAAAGCATTTTGGAAGCTGGCCTACAATTTATGAGGGACTGTCCAAGCTCCCGACAGATGTTCAAAAGAGCTGGTTTGATTTTGATCATTATTATTCTGATAATTCTTTTGATGAGGCGCTGGATATTATTTTTGACGGCAGTGTAAATACCGGTGGTTCAGCATCTTGCGATAATAAATCTTTTACTGGTAAGAGACAGGTTGCTAAAAAACTTTTGGATGTTGGAGGCAACACGGGGCTTTTTGCATTGCAGTGCGTGAAGAAGAATCCCGCTGTGAATGTGACTGTTGTAGACCTTCCGCAACAGCTGGAGATGATGAAGAAAAATATTCGCGGCAAAAAAGGAGCGGAAAGAATTGACGGCTTTGGCGGAAATCTTTTGGACAAATCATTTAAACTCCCTGTAGGCTACGATGTTATATGGATGAGCCAATTCCTGGATTGTTTTTCAGAGGCGCAGGTGATTTCTATTCTTAAACGTGCGGCGGCTGCAATGAGCAAGAAAACAAGGCTTTACATAATGGAAACTATTTGGGACAGGCAGCAGTTTGAAACAACAGCGTTCTGCCTGACGCAGATAAGTCTCTATTTTACAGCGCTTGCCAACGGCAACAGCAAAATGTTCAACGCAGAGGATTTAACTCGTTTGATTGAAACGGCGGGACTAAAAATTGAAAAAGAGGTGGACGGAATCGGACCGGGCAAGCATTCCATCGTAATCTGCAAAAAGGCCTAAAATATTGATATATAGAACACTAGATTGACCTCTTGCCGCAGTATAATTTGTGCATGTCTTTAGATAGACCTCTTGCCGCAAACTTTTGTGATATCCATGCGGAAAACGCAAGTGTGAGGCGCCATCTTCTGCTCATAAGGAACACTTTGAGGAAGGACATCCGGACAATATTTTTCCAGTATCAGACGAAGTGCTTTATGCACCTCTTCCTCAGGTAAATCCATTTGAATAGTTCCCTCTACAATCACATCATCAAATGCCATTGTAAATCTTCTCTGCACTCTCTCTGTCTTGCCTACAACGGTGAAAGACACCTTGTTGCATGCGCGCATCAATTCATACTTGCGTCCCTTTGGAGCGCCGTGAAAGTATATTTTATCCTCTCCGTCCCATGCGTAATTCATCCCAACACCATAAGCACCAGTATCTTCCGCGCGCATAGATAGCACGC
The window above is part of the Bacteroidales bacterium genome. Proteins encoded here:
- a CDS encoding class I SAM-dependent methyltransferase, with the translated sequence MKISDNLKKAYGHDVKMRAIDAQRKAAEIAYGPVTFEVAHIMLKRGIFDMLAKASSGAAADSKKSSECAVSASEKVSSAAALKIHKGLTLSEICAKTGFSRYAAKVLMESALTTGTVYRDDKKYFLSKIGWFLLNEERNKIDIAFNHDVNYEGWFNLEKALDEGKPAGLKHFGSWPTIYEGLSKLPTDVQKSWFDFDHYYSDNSFDEALDIIFDGSVNTGGSASCDNKSFTGKRQVAKKLLDVGGNTGLFALQCVKKNPAVNVTVVDLPQQLEMMKKNIRGKKGAERIDGFGGNLLDKSFKLPVGYDVIWMSQFLDCFSEAQVISILKRAAAAMSKKTRLYIMETIWDRQQFETTAFCLTQISLYFTALANGNSKMFNAEDLTRLIETAGLKIEKEVDGIGPGKHSIVICKKA
- a CDS encoding pyridoxamine 5'-phosphate oxidase family protein codes for the protein MKYDTTGLRRQEKAMPEADARKILTEGEYGVLSMRAEDTGAYGVGMNYAWDGEDKIYFHGAPKGRKYELMRACNKVSFTVVGKTERVQRRFTMAFDDVIVEGTIQMDLPEEEVHKALRLILEKYCPDVLPQSVPYEQKMAPHTCVFRMDITKVCGKRSI